GCTCCCACCAATCTTTGAATCCATGAGAAGCTTCCAATCCGAGGAGTTCGAGCAGTGCCGGATTCAGGTAGTTGAGGCGGCCGTTCAGATCCGCCACGAACATGCCGATGGGCGTCGAACCGAGAACGGCGTCGAGGAACGCCTGCCGATCGCGCAGGTGCTCGAGCGCCGCCAGCCGCTCATGCTCGAGCCGGTTGAAGCTGCTGGCCACCTGACGCAACTCATGCATATTGGTGGAGAGTTCCAGATAGCGCCTCTCTCCCGCCCCGACCTGGGCGATCTGCCGCTCGAGCCGATGCAGGGGACGCAGCAGCCGCCTCACCAGCAGACGCATGGTGACCAGCATGACGACCGCCAGCACCAGCCAGGCCCACCAGAGCCGCCCCAGGAAGTCACCCAGAGGTTGCCGAACCTGGGCCTGAGGCACCGCCACCTTGACGACCCAGCCGGCCGGCCAGATCTGACGATACGACATGAGGGTCGGCGTCCCCCCGCTGTCCCGGGCAACCGTCTCGCCCTGCCAGCCATCCAGCGCCAGCTGTCGCGCCGGCGCATCGGCGAGATCCTCCTCGCGGGCCAGCGATGGCTGCCGACGCGGATGAAAGAGCCGTTCTCCGCTGACGGCGAATACCGACACGTAGCCATCCTCGCCCAGGCGAATCGTCTCCAGGCGGCGAAACAGCCCCCCTCGGGCGAGGTTGATCATGCCCCCGACGACACCGGCGAAATGCCCTTGCTCATCAAAGCGCGGCACCAGCATGAGCACCAGCGACTCCCCGCTTGCCCTGCCGGTGAAGGGGCGGCTGACGTAGGGCCACGGCGAGTGCCGGACCATGCGGAAATATTCGGTGTCGGCGGTTTCCAGTCCCACACGACCTGGTACGATGGGCCAATCGGCGACCACGCGGCCTTCGGCATCGGTGACCATCAGCCCTTCGAACCACTCCATTAGCACTTGGCTGTTCGCCAACCGGGACGAAAGCTCGTCGGCCTCGACTTCGCGCAGGCTACGCTCGAGCCGCTTGAGCGCACCCAGCCGGCGCTCGACCTGCCGAGTCAGGTCGTCGGCAATCAGCCGCGATTCATAGCGCAGATGCGACAGGTTGGCCTCATCGACGAGCCCCTTGCCGAACTGCCAGGCCAATACCAGAACGATGCCGACGATGACCAGCCAGGTCATGGCCAGTCCGGCAAGGAGGCGCCCCTGCAGCGAGCAGATCGAGCGGGCCAGGGACGCGATAGATGCCATCACGTGCAATGAAATCTCCTGGATGGAGGGAAATAGGGCCTGTCGGCTTCGGCTTGACAGAGTGTGCCGCCTGTTCCTGGCAGCCCCGCACGGAGGCAGGAGAAGCTAACCTTGTTATCGGCACGCCCTAAGCGAACTTGAGCCCTGTAGACGCATCAAAGCATGTTACCCAACATGACGAACGCGCTCCTCAACGCAAGGAGGCTGCCTCGCTCAAGTCCTGGCGAGACAGGACGATATAGAACCTAGATCGAACCGAATTTCACTTTACCGAAGCCGTTCCGATGAC
This portion of the Billgrantia sulfidoxydans genome encodes:
- a CDS encoding diguanylate cyclase encodes the protein MASIASLARSICSLQGRLLAGLAMTWLVIVGIVLVLAWQFGKGLVDEANLSHLRYESRLIADDLTRQVERRLGALKRLERSLREVEADELSSRLANSQVLMEWFEGLMVTDAEGRVVADWPIVPGRVGLETADTEYFRMVRHSPWPYVSRPFTGRASGESLVLMLVPRFDEQGHFAGVVGGMINLARGGLFRRLETIRLGEDGYVSVFAVSGERLFHPRRQPSLAREEDLADAPARQLALDGWQGETVARDSGGTPTLMSYRQIWPAGWVVKVAVPQAQVRQPLGDFLGRLWWAWLVLAVVMLVTMRLLVRRLLRPLHRLERQIAQVGAGERRYLELSTNMHELRQVASSFNRLEHERLAALEHLRDRQAFLDAVLGSTPIGMFVADLNGRLNYLNPALLELLGLEASHGFKDWWERIHPADKQGAEDMWRHTLATGSDFVRQLRFLHPNGATLWVEVHASQVLGNEQALGFVGMVKDITERRQQEALQRWEAEHDPLTGLLNRRGFERRLEEALAEYAKTGTPSVLILFDLDHFKPINDEGGHALGDEMLRRVAQVVAWEVRRSDHVARQGGDEFAVLLPSCTLKQAGEIAESLRRAVSEVTVTNEAKTYSITLSMGVTALQEGDEAAETVLARADEASYKAKAEGRNTVVITTCDDDLINSLW